The genomic window AGCCTGTCACTAGTTGGGCAGAGTATCTAGCCGCTAGGTATTATTATACACCCTGTGTTGTTGTGCCCTCTCATTTGACCATGGTGTCCCACATTTTCGTCGTGAATGCGAGGTTATTCAGACCAATGGATTACTTGGCTAACTGCACTATCACATCATCTTTTTGAGTATGATCATATAATTCAGTTAGTTGTGAATGAACTTTTCGTCCTGGTCCTCCTTCATCTACAATAGAATGAGAGCAGTTGatcaagaaaataatgatattttgaCTGTAAGTCCTAGCGCGCCAGTGTTcccggcggcgcggcggcgcagCGGCGAGCCGGCCCCGCGGGGCACCGCCTGGAGCTGGGCGCGGTACCTCGGCGGCCGAGCGAGGTAGTGCGAGTGTCATGCCACGCGCTGCTCATTGCTTGCCGACGTTCACTGCCCGTGTGTGTGCTGTTGTGTCCGCATTGGACTTCGCAGTAGGCTAGTTGTTCATGTCATTTGCCAGAATCACATTTTCCGACAGCTAAATGCAGTTTTTCACCTGGGTGACAGCTGGTGACAAGAACTACCGGGTTCATCCCGTAGGTCCCGGGTGGTGAAGTCATGGCCATACTTATAGCTTGTGTGTCAATGTTATTGTCGCTAGTGGTCGCCAGTACGGGCTAAGCTCGAAGGAAACCTCCGCGAAGCGTTTGTCTGAGCGACCAGGTATTAGATGGTTATGTGGTGTCTCATGTGGGGTAGAGATTATATTATTGCAGGTTTGCTCACATGTTGTGTGATCTTGATATTGGATATCGACTCATATTGACACTAGTCGCTTGCTGTGGATTGATTTGGTTCATTGTAAGCTAAGTCTGTGAAGTTAtctaaatatttcattacatttAAACAGAAACATGCGGTAAGGGTAAACACGTTTCACCATCTGCAAATCATCGGATTTTATAACacgttttgtatttttcttgtcCTTTTTTTTACATGTGGTTGCgtgttaataataatgttataaatgaataGTAATGCAGTTGTTTGCGTTTCCAGCGATAGACAGTAAACTGGCGCTCACGGAACTCGACGAAGACCTGCTGAAGTACTGAGGTGTCCCCCCCcccgcacacacacacacacacacgtgaAGGAACAACACACAGCAGACAACTTTGAGCAGAATGCTGCAGCCGTCACTGGCAGTCACACGTAACCGATCGATATTTGACGGAGATGATCAAGTTTAAATGAAACCTTATATACAGTGATGACTACACTATTCTGTCCGAGGTTACTGTAGCGTACGTAGTAACGCGTTGCGGGaaaattactatattttaaatacaagaaTGATTCATGTAATAGTGATAAATGAAGTGCAAACTCAAGTTTGAACAAGTATTGTATACTGCCGCTCAAGAGCGCTGAATTGTGATTCACGAAGTATGTGACATACGTACACACTGCCTGCCAACGATAGGGTTGCCATTCACTACTGTAGCTTCTATTACATATATGGGAGAACGCGTAGAACATTCTCACAATGTAATGAAGGGCTGTATGCAACCCTGCCAACAACTTGTGATGAACAACTTTATTGATACGCCGTAGTTGTAATCAAAGTACTATTGTAACGTAAAGTTTTAGTCTGCAATGTAAATAGTATATGTATAGAGACGTGCGAGTGTCGGCACTGCACGTGCGAGTGTCGGCACTGCACGTGCGAGTGTCGGCTCCGCTCAGTCACACTCCCACATTATACTGTCGGCTCAAGATTATTCGTAGAATACGTTGATAGCGATCTCAGGGTCGTGTTGGCTTTAATGATTTACAGAATTATAATCTTTATATGTGTTGTTGAACGCGGATCACGTTGACCGCACAAAATGTATTTGAGTTTGAAATCTAAGAGATTCAATTTAAGTTAGGATTTAcgtattattatgtaggtatgtaagtttGGTTCTCTCATTTTCCTACTCTTACTGTAGGTGTCCCAAAGTGATCATATGTGAAAACAAATGTCGGTGTAGTCGCGACAGTGATGTGTCGGCGACGCTAGAGTTAAGTTCACACGTACACATCACGTTGGCGAGATTCTAatgcatttatatttaaattgatatgTTAAGTAAACAATTGTACACTCGTTAGCGTACCGAGTCGCGTCCCTGACGTGCCAAACTATTGCGCTAGTCGACACGTATATTATGTCGCTTTACTGTATACCTGGGCGATTTTTTAGTTCATTTACATTTTCTGTGTTAGTTCATATTTACGAACAATTTTCTATTCACATGTACGTCTAAGTTCGGGCAATGTATAAATTGTCCGACATATACTCTGTTCGTAAATCTAGTGCTAGCATTATTATCCTATTTAGTATAATTTTGTGATTATTggacatttatattttattttgtaaggtcaGAGTACGAGACGTTCAAATAGTCGATTCGTGTAAACCTTTCGTGTCATATCGTTCGTAAGTGCCGTTTATTGTGTGCATGGCGAGTGGGAGCGTGCGTGTGTGATACCAAATATGTGTCGTCCGGGTGTCGAGCTGCCAGCCTCGGCATCCGGGGCTGTGCCGAGCTGCCGGCCCCGGGCCCCCGGGGCTGTGCCCGGCGTCCGCGCTCAGGGCCACGGATGCGTGTAGTCAATTAGGGTATAGGTATTCTCATATTAGTATAATTATGTATCTTACAATAGTACTAGCGATAAGTAGAGGTCACTGGCGCCACATCGCGCAGTGCCGCCGCGTCCCGCGTGCGCGCCTGTCCGCGCGCCGTGCCAAGCCGGGCGCGGCCccgggcgcggcgcggtgccgggcgcggggggcggcgCGGGTGAGGCGCGCGGGGAGGGGTGTGTCGCGGCGTGCGCGGCGCGTGTCGCGCGGAGGCCGCCGACGTGTCAAATATGAAGGAACACGACCGATGCGTTCACTTTTCCTGCTCACTTTACCGTAGATGACTTCCTTTTGGAAACtatttgtcaaaatatttactaGTATTTAGTTAGAGCCGCCGCTCGAACTCAGATGGAGCGCGGCCGGTGCTAGCTCGTCACCGACGCTAcgttacattatttttagccattttatattattttactgatTGAGATTTGCGACGTACTGGATAGAGTTAGTGAATGTTAAGATAAGCTAGAGTTAACGTAATTCCAATGTAATCTTTAAACCGTAGTAGTGTAAccaaaaaataaggttttgtAAGAATGTGCCGCATTACGCGAAGGCTGTGCGATCATCACGGAGTGTAACGAcgaatgtaaaataaacaaaatttaattatcTCCAAcgagatgtttttattttaacctcaCCAATTTAATCCTGGACATTGGAATGACACTCTCCATCCGTTAAAgaggtaaaaaaaacattttttttataataaccaaCACGTTTATTTGACTGCGTCCCGCGGACCGTCAACACTTAGGCTACCTAACATAACTAGGCTagtataaatacataggtatcgCTAACAATACTGTGTCGTGTGTCAAGGTACTGGAGATCTGGGGAGACGGCTGCGCCAAGCTCTGCGGACATAACAATACCATgtttagttattaattaaaacaattgaaacatGGATTTCATGCAACAAAGGTAAACCATTACGATTCCAAATGACAACATTGTTGtaaagaagacggatcacaatccatacaaaattgccccacgacCTATAACGGGGCAATTTTGCTCCATCTTctttcagtaatttttataaCAGTAGTTTTAGGATCTCACTACATGGTTATAAGCGCAAAGGTAATATGTACCAAAGAACGAGGAGAATTAGAGACCCTCCAAAAAActcatcaaataaaatagttgATAGAAAACGGTAGAATCAGTAAGCGTCGTGTGATCGGTGGTCGCGTGGTGTAAGCGCTGGTGTACTCACAGACAgccggcgcggcggcggcgagcaGCAGGCGGTCGAGCTCGGCGCGGCACGAGCAGTGCAGGAACTCGCGCGGCCGCACGCCGCGGAACACCTCCGCGATCGACGGCTTCACGTTGTAGAAGATGATCGTCTGCCCGCGCGCGTGGAAGTCGTCTATCAGCGCCTTAATGCCCTGCGTGAACCACACAATTATACCAGCTCGCTTTAAGCTCGACAATAGAACTTATTCCCCTTCCCCTTGGACCGCGGCAGCGAACGGACGTTTACCGTAACAGTGCTTACCGTGTAGTTCTAAATTGCCATAAAGTCATCACAAAGTACTAGGCGCGCATAATACGGCGGTGGTGCTGCACAAGACTCCGAGCAAAAACTTGAGCAAGACAGCAATAAACCAAACAATCTCAACTTAGCTTGCCATAGAATAGTGTGACCCATTATACAGGGtgttcacaatcacattcaatcctatcgcatataggtacttcatgatattctatggcgaattgtaaaaaaataacctaatccattcagtggtttaaccacaggagtcatttttcgagtgacaggggaaaatggaagagaatgtATGGAATAACCTAGTCTTTAGTCCTCCGTGAGAATGACATATTGAacaattgggaacagggcaggggAAAGAAGAAGTCAtctttcgtttttataatttacaacatcatgtgtaaagcagagataaagttaggagtatcgaatgttttgatcagttgacagctgtcagttttcaagggagaatttcagttgtttgtaatgactgactttcaTGGTGTTCttattttcgcacatttttattctattaactttgtttgaaacattcatttttttattttaacgtacctatatattttctttgtgttaatcgacataaaAACCTTCAAGAAGAGAGAACAGACGATAAGAAGACCATTCAGAAATTAGAAGAAAAGATTGAAGTTCTTTAGCGTAAAAATAGGCTGCTTGCTTGGAAATACGAAATGTACCAATCTGCTTGCAAGATGACAATAAATTTGAGGAAGAAGATGCAAGTTTGATAGTAAAAACCTTGACGAAAACTGTCGAGGTAGATATCAAAGACTGTGACATAAAAGATATTTACAGAATACAAAGCACACGGTCGCTCGCCAAAGTACGAGTATATGGAAGTGTTTGAATCTAAGCAGATTCGTTGTACAGTGGACTTGTCGCATCCACGGCTCGGCGCAGCTGTTGTCAGGTAGCTGCAAGCTTGCTGTGATCCCGTCGTTGGTTCATATGTGAACGTTATACAATGTGTAAGGTATTGTGGCGGGCTCGTACCTTGGCGGCGGTGAAGTCGGCGGCCTGCACGTGCGTGGCGTCGAGCACGAGCGGCGTGCGGTGCGCGTGGCGCTCGGCCGCCTTGCGCAGCGCGCGCCGCACGAACTCCGCCGACGGGAACGACAGCGAGCGGTCCACCACCGCCACCAGGTGCTGGATGCCGTCGCTCGACTGCAACAGGACGTAATGTCACTACCGAACTTGCTAGATCGTACTGCGTGACATTGTCTACACATGCAGCATATTGTGACTTACCACAGCCGTGGTGACCTTGACGGACGGCCTGGCGGACGCGTACAGCAGGAACACCAGGTTGACGGCGATGCCGATCACTATGCCCAGCTCTAACCTCAGCATCAGGCACGTCACAAAAGTTACTACCGCCGGGATCAGGTCCAATTCTGCAATCACATTAAATTGCGTCAAAAATGGTGTTCGGTGAAAAAAAATCCCGTTTCGGTATTTCAATTCATCATTAACATTTGAATTCCCAATATAATTCACTAACTTTTAGTCCTCCAAATGGGCTTGAATACATGCAGCTCCATCATGAACACAACAGCGGCTATAATGACAGCCGCTAGTGACGCTTTCGGGATGTAGTAGAAGTACGGCGTGAAGTACTGCGAAAAGAACAAGCGTGGTCAGGTCTCGCGACTGGGGAGGCAGTCGTGTATCACACGTGGGAGTGCGCACCTGCAGCGAGAGCAGCACGAGCGCGCCGGTGTAGAGGCCGCCGGCGGTGCTGGCGACGCCGCTGGCGTGGTTGACGGCGCCGCGGGACAGCGCGCCCGACACCGGCATGGAGTGCACCAGCGCCGACGCCATGTTGCACACGCCCAGCGCCACCATCTCCTGCGTCGCGTCCACGTACTTGCCTTCCGCTGCACGCAACAACAAACACACATTTCATGGATTGCTATTTTATCTTACCTTCAATAAGGAGcgatatacttacatataaagaACTACTTAATTATAATCTCTTCTACTGTCAATtacaaagtaggtatgtattttgcCTGAAGCTAGATGTGTGAATACTCACAGAATACTTTGGCGAGCGCGATGTTTTCGAGGATGGAGAGCAGCGGCACCACGAAGATGGCGGAGCCGAGCGTGGACGCCATCTCCGAGAACGTGTACGTGTGGTTGCCCACCGTGGCCGAGAACGGTGGCGCCGAGAACTCCGGCAGACCGGGCTTCACTTCTCCTGCAACACAACAACATTCAAATTCCAATTCATGATCTTTGGGTTCTCAAGATGGTCAGAGCTATGAGGACGTAGGTAAATGATAACATCAGTGGACCTGTGAGCACGAAGGGCGCCTGGCGCTGTGTGTCGAAGTAGTACGCGAGCGCGGCGCACAGCAGCACGACGAGGATGTTGCGCGTGGTGGAGAGGAACCACAGCGCGTGCGCCGTCGCCCGCCGCAGCCGcgagcccgcgccgccgccctccgcgcACTCCGGGTCCGGCTTCGGGTTCACTTTTATGTCTTTCACTTTCTGAAAACGATCATTActcattcatttaaaatacaGCCAGTATTTTCACATTTCAATAAGGTAGCATCTTGGGGGTCTTTAtgaaccgggataaaatgtgGTTTTCCCTAGGTCCAATAATCATTATATGTTACTAAGCTACATAGTTTTTACGGTTTTATCTCAATGTGTTCTTTGATAGAGAAAGTGTGAAACGTACCCTAAGTAGCAGCAGCACAATGATGCATGAGATGCCGAGCACGGAGTCCCACAGGCGCGTCTCACCGATGTGCTCGTACAGGCCCGTCCATACCTGCAACGTCACAATATCACCACTGTTTATATTTAAGCATAAACTTATCGTGCAAGTCTTAACAACACGCAGGAACAGAATCTATCTACCATGATACGTATCTACGATACGTGTCAATCAATGAAGGTCGTTAGAAAGCGCTGACAGCACAACTCTCGCAAAAAGTTTCAAATTGTGTGAACAAAAAGTGCtcctaattatttattaactgcACAAAAACTGTTGAATAAGCTCAGTACGCACTTTTGACAAACGCCTTCCAGTTGATTGCTGTACGTTCTACGATATTGGTTACATGACGCGGCACTTTTACACAAAGCAACAGGATATATACACATAACACTAATCAATAAActaaatgaaattttatttaacatttaattaaagaaaattttttgattatttttgtaaccaTGTTGCacgtttaattttgtttatcgaATCGAAGTTTATTCTTATTCCCTCAGATCAAAGTCCTGTCTATTGTGGACGATTATAATAATGGTTAGGAAAACAAGAGGTCTAAAAAGGTTGTCCGCAGCTAGGTCTAGGTTAAATTAAAGACAAGTTGTTACTATTTCACGGACTTCGAGTACACCTGAATGATATTTACGAAAAACccaagtaagtaaataaactgtGGATAGTAAGGAAAAGAAGTTTGTAAGTGTCGTAGTTTTGATTCGTTCATTAGGTAGGTTGTAACAAGTTTGACCTGCAAGAACTTGCCGCCGGGGAAGCTGAGGCCGAGGATGTCCTTGACCTGCGTGGTGGCGATGATGATGGCGGCAGCTGACGTGAACCCCACCGACACCGGCCCGCTGATGAAGTCGATCAGGAAGCCTGTAGATACCACAAACAATCAATGTTTATTACAAACCATTTCAAATCCGTGGACTACTCTTAACAGAATTAATACATAGTATTATATTTCCTTGTAAAGTTTGAAGGCAATTCTGGCGATAGTAATTCCGATCTTGGGTACGAACGTACGTACGTTGAAGGAAATCTCAGAAACTCATGAGtcgttttgaatattttttttattcagtccACGATGACCGACGCATTCATT from Helicoverpa armigera isolate CAAS_96S chromosome 2, ASM3070526v1, whole genome shotgun sequence includes these protein-coding regions:
- the LOC110378470 gene encoding sodium-independent sulfate anion transporter, producing the protein MTKYKLNNTVRSASEVTLTSYMTGSTDSTNKKEPELDSNQNDNISSESNRNLEAKRCHVCPHACDFLKESDKLAASLAKQECDKFGLNELKVEGLDKDVCLCEKYNGGCKLCPRPSLAPTLALGQDARDPCRACHRAACNTPYPHTNGTYNGSLPHKEGAERGSGWRRDAARRARACCSTKTLMRRLPILQWLPKYTPRNGLADIIAGITVGLTVIPQAIAYAGVAGLPPQYGLYSSFMACFVYTVFGSVKDSAIGPTAIAAILTRENLHGLGPEFAVLLAFLSGCVELLMGILQLGFLIDFISGPVSVGFTSAAAIIIATTQVKDILGLSFPGGKFLQVWTGLYEHIGETRLWDSVLGISCIIVLLLLRKVKDIKVNPKPDPECAEGGGAGSRLRRATAHALWFLSTTRNILVVLLCAALAYYFDTQRQAPFVLTGEVKPGLPEFSAPPFSATVGNHTYTFSEMASTLGSAIFVVPLLSILENIALAKVFSEGKYVDATQEMVALGVCNMASALVHSMPVSGALSRGAVNHASGVASTAGGLYTGALVLLSLQYFTPYFYYIPKASLAAVIIAAVVFMMELHVFKPIWRTKKLDLIPAVVTFVTCLMLRLELGIVIGIAVNLVFLLYASARPSVKVTTAVSSDGIQHLVAVVDRSLSFPSAEFVRRALRKAAERHAHRTPLVLDATHVQAADFTAAKGIKALIDDFHARGQTIIFYNVKPSIAEVFRGVRPREFLHCSCRAELDRLLLAAAAPAV